The region CGGCGGCGATCGACGCGGCCTTCGCGTCGCCCTCGCCCTTGATCGACTGCGCGGACTTGTAACCTTCCGCGAGAATCGTCTGCTGCTGCCGGGCCGCCTCCGCCTTGATTTCCTCCGCTTGCGCCGCACCCTCCGCGCGCTCGCGGTCGGCCTCGCGCTGCAGTTCGGCCGTCATCCGCTGATACGCGCCGTCCGCTTGCGCGGCGGGCAGATCGACGCGCGTCAGTTGCACGTCGACGATGTCGATGCCAAGCGGCGCCGCGTCGGCCTGCAACGCGCGCTTCGCGTCGTCGGCGATCGCACGCTGGCTGCCGAGCGCATCGTCGAGATCGCGCTTCGCGAACGCGGCGCCGAGCGCGCCCTTGGCCGCCGCCGTCAGGCGGTCCGCCTCGCCGCGCGGCGCGCCGCCCGTTTCCTTGTAGTACTTGAGCGCGTCGGCGATCCGGTATTTGACGACGGGGCTCACGAGCACGTCGCTCTTGTCCTTCGTCGCGAGGCTCAACGGATCGGCGGAGTCGAGCGTCTGCACGCGGACATCGACGAGCGTCGCGGTTTGCAGCGGCTGCGGCAGCTTGAAATGCAGACCGGGGCCGGCAAGCGCCGGCGTGCCGCCGTCGCGCGAAGACAGCACGGCCGTGTGGCGCGGATCGACGACGAGCACCGTCGACGAGGCCACCAGCGCGACGATGACGATCGCTACGACGAGCGCAATGATT is a window of Burkholderia mallei ATCC 23344 DNA encoding:
- the hflC gene encoding protease modulator HflC — protein: MNRIIALVVAIVIVALVASSTVLVVDPRHTAVLSSRDGGTPALAGPGLHFKLPQPLQTATLVDVRVQTLDSADPLSLATKDKSDVLVSPVVKYRIADALKYYKETGGAPRGEADRLTAAAKGALGAAFAKRDLDDALGSQRAIADDAKRALQADAAPLGIDIVDVQLTRVDLPAAQADGAYQRMTAELQREADRERAEGAAQAEEIKAEAARQQQTILAEGYKSAQSIKGEGDAKAASIAADAFGRDPQFYQFYASLQAYRNSFKPNDVIVVDPDSEFFRFMRSPTGGAAAPAAAPRNR